The segment TGCCGATAGCCGGCGAGCACACGTTCGCGAGGCTGGCGAGAACCTGGTCGAGCGTGTTGATGCGCAGCAGGTGGCGTTCGGGCACGAGCATGGGCATGGCGGCCATCATGGCCGGCCCGTGCACGGCCGAAAACGCGCTGCGGATCGCTCCGAACAGGCAGATGAGGAGCAGCGACGATTCGCTTGCCGCGATGGCGAGCGCAAGCAGGAGCGAGGCGGTTCCCGCACCCAGATCGCCCGCTATGATGAGCGTTTTGCGGTTGAAGCGGTCGGCCAGCACGCCTCCGAGCGGCGACAGCACGCCCTGGGGGAGCATGGCGCACACCATGATCAGCGAAAGCGCCAGCGCGCTTTGGGTCGTCTGCGTCACATGCCAGATGATGGCCCATCCGGCCGCGCCGCTCGTGATGATGGAGAATGCCTGCCCGGTCCAGATGGTTACGATGAGCTGCAGCCAGCGGGAGGAGAGGGGGCGCCCCGAGGCGCTTTTCAGCTCGTCGTGAGAAACCTCGGTGGATCGGAGCTGTTCTTGAGATGTTGCCAAAGGGGGTTCCAATATATATGAGGCGACGAAAGGGAGAATGGTGCCCTCGGCAGGATTCGAACCTGTGGCTTTCTGCTCCGGAGGCAGACGCTCTATCCCCTGAGCTACGAGGGCACGCGAAAGCAAGTATACTACGCTACTACGGACAGATTATTGCAAAGTTGAAGGAATTAGGGCTTTTATGCAACAGACGGTTACGTTCGAACGCATGTCATACGGAATAGACGCGGTGGGTCGCCTCGACGATGGCAAGGCGGTGTTCTGCCCGCTGGTTGCGCCGGGCGACACGGCCGTGGTCGAGGTGGTCGAGGACAAGGGCTCGTTCGCGCGTGCGAAGCTGGTCCAGGTGGTGGAGCCGTCCTCCTGCCGCGTCGAGCCCGCCAGCCCGTACGACCAGATCTCGGGGGCAGCGCCCTGGCAGCATCTTTCGTACAAGGCCCAGCTGAAGGCCAAGCGCGACAACGTGGTGTCCCAGCTGGTGCGCACCGCCCGCATCGATGCCGAACGGGCCGAGCAGCTGGTGGAGCCCACCATGCGCAGCAAGCGCGAATGGGCGTACCGCAACAAGATCGAGATGAGCGCCCGCATCGACGAGCGGGGCGCCTTCAACCTGGGCTATATGCGGGAGGGCACCGACGAGCTGCTTCCCGTCGAGCAGACCATGCTCGCGCACACGAAGATTCAAAAGGTCCCCAAGGCGCTGCGCGGCGCCATGCGCTTCGTGCTGGGCAACCAGGATCTGGGGATCTACCGCGTCGGCGTGCGCCACAGCATGGCCACCGGAGAGCTGGAGGTGGCGGCGTGGACGCGCCCCGGCCCGTTTCCGCGCGCCCTGTTCGCCAAGACCGTGGGCGACGCGTGCAAGGCCACCAGCATCGTGCGCGTGATGGCCGACGAGGGGGCCGCCCGCCGCATCAAAGGGGTGGAAACGCTTTCCGGGCGCGGTTTCTGGCGCGAGCGGGTGGGCGACTTCTACTTCTCGACGCAGGCCCCGTCGTTTTTCCAGGTGAACACCGCGCAGGCGGGCCGCCTGGTCGAGCAGGTGATGGAGGGGCTCGGAGGCGTCGAGGGCAAATACATCGCCGATCTCTATGCGGGGGGCGGCACGTTCTCGATCCCGTTGGCCGCGGCCGGAGCCGACGTGGTGGCGGTCGAATCGGCGGGGTCGTCGGTGCGCGATTTGCGGTTCAACGCAGATCTGAACGGCGTCGAAGTCGACGTCTTGGGCGGGGACGCCGCCCGCGAGCTCGCGGGTCTGGGCGACCTGGACGCCCTGGTGGTCGACCCCCCGCGTTCGGGCCTGGCCGCCAGCGTTCCGTCCGACATCGCGGCCGCGCGTCCCCAGAAGGTCGCGTACGTGAGCTGCGATCCCGCTACCTGGGCGCGCGATATCGCCCGGTTCTCCCAGGTGGGATATCGGTTGGAGCGCGTGCAGCCGGTCGATATGTTCCCCCAGACCTTCCACGTCGAAGTGGTGTCCATCCTCGCGCGGACGTCCTAGGCGCAGCCGCGTTTGCCCTGCTTCGCGCGGAGTTGTTGTAGGGTTTTCCATTTCGTCGCCCACTTGCTGGTACAATCGAAAAACCTACGGATAGGGGGCTCGCGCGCGGGCCCCCCGCATGAAACGAGAAGGAGGGTGCCGCATGGCCCTTTACACTCCCGAGTACCAGCCGACGGGCGAGGAGATCGCCGTCGTCGCCACTTCGCAGGGAACCATCCGCGTGCAGCTGGCGGGCAAGGACGCCCCCATCCACGTCGGCAACTTCGTCGAGCTTGCGCAGAAGGGCTTCTACGACGATCTGAAGTTCCATCGCTACGTTCCCGGCTTCGTCATCCAGGGCGGCGATCCCAAGACCCGCGAGCATTCGGGCGAGGACGTGGCGCGTCTTGCCGGCAACCCGTTCGCCGGCCTGGGCACGGGCGGTCCCGGCTACTGCATCAAGGGCGAGTTCTCCACGAACCCTAACAACTCCCATGAAGACGGCGCCCTGGCCATGGCGCGCTCGCAGGATCCCGACTCCGCCGGCTCGCAGTTCTATTTCTGCCTGGGCGCCCAGCACATGCTGGATTCGGGCTACACTGTGTTCGGTCAGACCATCGAGGGCAAAGACGTCATCGGCAAGCTCCGCGCTGGCGACGTGATCGAGAGCATCACCATTGAAAACGCAGCCGAATAGCCGCGACGCGGGCTTGGTTCGGTAAACAGAAGGGTTCATATGAACAAGGATCTATTCCATCAGGCCAATGCGATGGTCGCGGCGAAGGATTACGAGACCGCGCTGCGGCTGTACAGCGCCTGCATGTCCGACGAAGAGGGTCTCGAGCCGGGCGAGCAGGGGCTGCTGTACCACCGCATGGGCAACTGCTACACGAAGATGAAGCGCTACGCCGAGGCCATCGAAACCTACGGCAAGGCGACGGCCGATTCGGGCTACGACGCGTGCGGAGCGGTGAACTACAACGTGGGCATGGCCTACGCGGCGCTCCACGATTACGCCGAAGCCGTCAAGCACTTCGAGATCGCCGTGTCCGATCGCAGCTACCCGACGCCCTACAAGGCCCATTCGGCTTTGGGCAACGTGCTGCTGAAGCAGGGCAAGTCCGCTGAGGCGGGCGTGGCCTTCCGCGAGGCGGCCCTCGACGACTCGAACCCCGATCCCACCAAGGCCCTTCTCAACCTGGGCGTTTGCTTCATGGCGCTCGACCGGCCGGCCGATGCGGTCGCTTCCTACGAAAGCGCCCTGCAGTTCGACATGAAGCAGAGCGTGCGCAACAAGCTCTACGCCAGCCTGGGCCAGGCCTATACCGCGTGCGGCCAGATGCAGAAGGCGGTCGACGCCTTCGAGCAGTCCATCGCCGATCGCACCTACTTCCTCACGTCGTCGGCGACGGTCGACTACCAGCGCGCGGTCGCCGCGGTCTCCCAGGGAACCGCCGATGTGACCCAGGCGCTTCCCGTGCTCGCGGGCAACGACATGTCGGGCCTCGACGTCCCCGCGAACCCCACCAGCTCCCTGGTCGAGCGCGAGGCGTACGAACCCGCGCAGTCCGAGGACGATCCGTACTACTACGCCGACAACTACGGCGACGAGACGTACGAGAACGGCGAGGACCGGTTCTTCAACGCCACCGACGAAGAGCTCGAGCGCTGGTCCAAGGGCGTGGTGAAGCAGGAGCGCAGGGGCCGCGGAGCCGGCCTGAAGGCGCTCATCGTCGTCATCCTGCTGCTTTTGGCCGCCCTTGCCGCCGGCATCTTCCTGTACCTGCAAGGGTACGGCTATCCCACTCAGGAAACCGTGGTCGAGCAGCTGTTCTCGCATCCGACCAGCGCGGTTTCCAGCGCGTTTGACAGCGGCGTTTCCTCCGACGACGCCAAGAGCATGGCCGCCCTCATCCCGGAGGGCTCGAAGGCCACCATCGACGGCATCGATCGCAGCGCCGCCTCTTCGACGGCGTACGTGACCGCCGCCACGCCCGAGGGCGGTTCGGTCCAGTACAAAGTCGAGCTGGTTCGCGATAAGATCAGTTGGAAAATCTCGAACGTTGAGCTATATTTCGCAAGTCAGAATTAACAGCGAGATGACGGCAGGGGCCGTCTGAACGAAAGGAAGCACATGGCAGTCCAGAAGACCTACACCATGATCAAGCCCGACGGCGTGCGCAACGGCCACATCGGCGAGATCGTCAACCGCTTCGAGCGCGCCGGCCTGTCCATCGAGCGCATGGAGATGGGCATGGTTACCGCCGAGCAGGCAGCCGCCAACTATGCCGAGCACGAGGGCAAGCCCTTCTACGAGGGTCTGGTTTCCTACATCACCTCCGGCCCCGTGGTGAAGATGGTCGTTTCCGGCGAGGGCGCCGTCGCCAAGGTGCGCACCCTCATGGGCGCGACCAACCCCGCTGACGCGGCTCCCGGCACCATTCGCGGCGACTTCGGTCTGATCATGGACGAGAACGTCATCCACGGCTCCGATTCCCCCGAGTCGGCCGAGCGCGAGATCGGGATCTTCTTCGCTTAAAGCCGCATCCTGAAACCGTGCGAAAGGGGCCGTCCTGGTAGGGCGGCCCCTCGTGTTGGGGGGACCTTTCCACTCTGTTTCATCTGGTGTTTCGGGTATGGATTTTCATACGGAAACCGACGGCTATGGTAGACTTCGGTATTACTTGCAAACGAGATCCAAGGGGCTTTACTCAATGTCCTTTTTAGACTTCTTCTCCGGGCTCACCGGTCGCATGGGCGCCGATATGGCCATCGATCTGGGCACCGCCAACACGCTCATCGCCATTTCGGGAGAGGGCATCGTCATCAACGAGCCCTCGGTCGTCGCCATCGAGCGCCACACCAACCGCGTCTTGGCGGTGGGGCACGAGGCGAAGAACATGATCAACCATACGCCCGACGCGTTTTCCGCCGAGCATCCCCTCAAAGACGGCGTTATCGCCGACTACGACATCACCGAGGCTATGATCTCGGCTTTCATCAACAAGGCCGCGCCGCGCAAGTATCCCTGGCAGGCGAAGCCCCGCATCGTCGTGTGCATCCCCTGCGGCGCCACCTCCGTCGAGAAGCGCGCGGTGTTCGAGTCCACCATCCAGGCCGGCGCGCGCCAGGCTTTCCTCATCGAGGAGCCCATGGCGGCCGCCATGGGCGCCGATCTGCCGGTCACCGAGCCCACCGGTTCGATGGTCGTCGACATCGGCGGCGGCACCACCGAGGTGGCCGTCATCTCGCTCGGCGGCATTGTGACGTCCTCGTCGCTGCGCCTGGCGGGCAACCGCATGGACGAGGCGATCTCCATGCATCTGCGCGACCTTCTGGGCATCAAGATCGGCGAGCGCACCGCCGAGGTCATCAAGATCAAGATCGGGTCCATCCTCCCGTTCGAGGACGGCCACGAGCGCGACATGATCATCTCCGGTCAGGACGTCCTTACCGAGCAGCCCAAAGAGGTCACCATCCAGTCCGAGGACGTGCGTGCCGCGCTGGTGCAGCCGTGCGAGGAGATGGTCCTCAACATCAAGGAGACGTTCAAGAAGACCAACCCCGACCTGGCCAGCGACATCATCCAGAACGGCATCCTGCTCACCGGCGGCGGCGGTCTTCTGGCGGGTCTGGACCGCTACCTTACCGACAAGCTCGAGATTCCCGTCTGGACCAGCGAAACCGCGTTGACCAACGTGGTGACGGGATGCATGAAGGTCCTCGATACGCCTACCGCGCTTCGCCAGACCCTCATGCGCACGCGATAGCCTGCGCAGGATCGGTATGTCGCTGAACTTCCAACAGAGCGCATCGCCTTTCATCAGGCGCATCCTTGCGATCATCCTGCTCGTCGTCTCGCTCGTGCTGGCGATCGTCTATTTGCGCGAGGGCGACGAGGGCGCTTTGCACGCGCTGCAGGCGGGCGTTCGGGGCGGAGCCGCTCCCGTGTCGCAGGTGGGTGCGGGCATCGACGGCGCCGCCGACGCCGCATCGACCGCGCTTTCGGACGCGACGGCGTCCGAGGGGACGCTCAGCCAGCTGCGGGCCCAAAACGCCGAGCTGCGCCAGCTGGTTTCCGATGCTGAGGAGTCGCGCCAGGAGGCTCAGCGCCTCGAGGGGCTGCTGAACATGAAGGAGTCCACGGGCCTCGAGGGCCTGGGCGCCAAGGTCATCGGACGCAGCTCCGATGCGTGGAACCAGTCGCTCGTCATCAACGTCGGCGCGGAAGACGGGGTGTCCACCGGCATGGCGGTCATGGGCGCTTCGGGCGTCATCGGCCAGGTTTCCAGCGTCAGCCAGGGCACGGCTTCGGTCCGCCTGCTGACGGACGCGAATTCGGGCGCCGCCGTCATGATCCAGTCCAGCCGTGCGCACGGCATCGTCCGCGGGTCGCTGGACGGGCTGCTTCGCTTGGAGGATATCGACGAGGGGAGCCTGCCGTCGGTGGGCGATGTGGTCATCACGTCGGGCTTGGGCGGAAGCTATGTGAGCGGTCTTCTGGTGGGGTCCGTGGTGAGCGTCGATGCGTCGTCGGCCAACGCGACCGGCACCATCATCGTTTCTCAGAACGCCAAGGTGAGCGCTATGGAAGAGATGTTCGTCGTGACCGGGCAGGGCAGCGCCGCAACCGACGCGTCCAGCCGCTCGGCCGGCGGGTCCTCCTCGTCTGCGGGCGCCACCCCGTCTGCCTCCTAGGTCGATGCGCGCTTTGCGCGAGAAGGGTTTCGATACTGCATGAACGTCTCCAACGGCAACATGCTCGGCTTCGCGGGCGCGCTTGCGGCCCTGCTGCTTCAGCTGCTGGCGGCCCCCGCGCTGTCCATCGGCGGCGCCGTTCCGAATTTCGCCATCGTGTTCGTCATGGCCTACGCGCTGGTGCGCCCGCACCGCCTCGGCCCGGTCATGCCGTTCGCGTTGGGGCTCGCGTTCGATCTCGCGTCGGGAGCGCCGGTGGGGTCCATGGCCTTCTCCCTGCTGCTTATCTCGATCGTCGTCGCCCGCCTGTTCGAGGCCCTGGACAACGACGCGATCCTCGTCCCGCTGGTTCTGCTGGGAGGCGGCGTGCTTGCCATCGAGCTTATCCATGCGCTGTTCATGCTGGCCGGAGGGGTGAGCGCCTCTTTGGGCGATGCGCTGGTCCACGTGGTGGTACCCTGCGCCGTGTACGAGTTTTTCCTGGGAGCGGCGACGTATCTGGTCATGCATCGGTTCGCTCCGCGCCAGACGGCGGCTGTCCCCACCAACGTCTCGAATGTGAGGTAGCCCCTGAATGCTGGTCGCCATCGTCGTCGCCATCCTCACGCTGATCGTCGCCGCCCTGGTCGCGGTGGCGTTCTTCGCGCTGCGCGAGAGGCTGCGCACCTCGTCGTCTGTGCATGTGAAGCGCGGGCGGGCCTCGATCAGCTCCATCGACACCCTGGACGTCGCGTCGGCGTCCTCGTCGACCGACGGCCTTCCCGACACGCACGTTAAGACGTCTTCCAGTCCCGACGGCCGCGCGTCGGCTCCCCTGAACGCGCGTTTCGCCGCGATCGGCGTATTCGCCGCGGGCGTGTTCGCCACTTTGGGCGCCAAGCTGTTCGGCATGCAGATCCTCCAGGCCTCGTCGTATCAGAAGCAGGCCAACGAGAACAAGTACACCGACGTGTCCACCCCCGCTCCGCGCGGATACATCTACGATGCCGACGGGGTGGCCCTGGTGAAGAACCGCTCGTCGCTCACCGTTCTGGCCGATGCCGACGTGCTGTCCGACCACGATGTGGTCCTGCGCTTGTCGGCGGTGCTGGGCATTCCCTACAACGTGGTGAGGTCCCGCTTGCAGGACACTTCGTCGGGCGCGCAGAGCCAGCGCGTCATCGCAAGCGACGCGTCGCTTAGAAACGTCGCCTTCATCGCCGAGCATTCCGATGCGTTTCCGGGCGTCAACATCCAGAACCGCACGATCCGCAGCTATCCGTACGGGGCCCTCGCGGCCCACGTGCTGGGCTACACGGGGGCCGTGTCCGACGCCGACCTGAAGTCCGTTCCGGCGAACCGCGACATCGAACTGGGCGACGAGGTGGGCAAAAGCGGCGTCGAGTACACCTATGACGAGATCCTTTCGGGCGAGCACGGCCGTCGCCGCGTCGTGGCGGATGCCGACGGGAACGTGGTACGCGTGGTGGCCGAGACGCAGCCGACGCGCGGAAGCGACCTGTACCTCACCATCAAGGCTCCGGTCCAGTACGTGGTGGACAAGGAGCTCGCCGAGCTCATCGCCCCCAAGGGCGTCATCGGAACGGGCAAGGGCGTGGCCGGGGCCTGCGTGGTCATGGACGTGACCGACGGCTCGATCGTGGCCATGTCGAGCTACCCCACGTATTCCCCGGAGACCTTCATCGGCGGCATCTCGCAGGATATATGGGATCTGTACTCGTCGAAGTCCTCGTACTACCCGCTGCTGAACCGCACCATTTCGGGAACGTACGCGGCGGCCTCGACGTTCAAGTCGTTCACGGGCCTGGCGGCGCTGCGCTACGGGTTCGCCGACACCTCGAAGTACTGGACCTGCACGGGCTCGTGGGACGGGTTCAACACCGGGAGCCCCCAGAAATGCTGGCTGAAGACGGGCCATGGCAGCCTGGATTTCAAAGGCGGCATCGTCCAGTCGTGCGACGTGGTGTTCTACGACATCGCGTACAACTTCTACTACGCGGGCAAGAGCCAGGGAGGCACGCTGTCGGACACCGCCATGCAGGAAGAGCCCGCGAAATTCCGTTTCGGCCAGCTTACGGGGATCGATCTCGCATCCGAGGAGGCGGGCCGCATCCCTACTCCCGAGTGGAAGCAGTCGTACTGGGCCGATGTTCCCACCGAGGGCGTGTGGCGCGGAGGCGACATGACCAACACCGTCATCGGCCAGGGCGACGTGCTGGTGACGCCGATTCAGGTGGCCGTGGCGTACGGCGCCATAGCCACGGGCAACCTCATGAGGCCCCATGTGCTCAAAGAGGTGCGCAACGGGGACAACGTGGCGGCCGTGACCTTCGAGCCCCAGATCATCGACGTTCCGGACGTCGATGAGAAGAACTACGCCATCCTGCGCGACGCGCTGAACGGCGTCGCCGGATCGAACTCGGCGCTGGCCAAGTCCTTCAGGGACGTCGGCATGGACCCCTGGGACGTCGCCTGCAAAACCGGTACCGCCGAGATGACCGACACCGAGGACTTCGGCTGGTTCGCCTGCTATGCTCCCTACGACGACCCGAAATACGTGGTGGCCGTCATGATCGAGCAGGGCGGTGGCGGATCGACGTCTGCCGGTCCCATCGGAGCCAAGGCGCTCGCTGCGGCGCTGGCCGCCGATGCGGGCGAGCTCAAAGAGGTGGGGGCCGTCGCAGCTTCGAGCGGCGAGTCGGTCGCCTACGTGTCATCTTCGTCCGGACGAACCGACTAGGAGGGGATATGCCGTCGATTAACCAGATCAGCACCGTGCGCGTCCCCGATCGCGGGGCGCACGACGCTTCGGCGTCCAAGAGGCGCCGCCCGATCTTCTGGCCGTTCGTCCTGGCGTTTTCCGCGCTGGTGGCCTACGGGCTCGTCGTCGTGTTCTCGGCGGTCAGTGCGGATGCCGACTACAGCTTCTCCCGCCAGCTGGGCGGTGTTGCCGTGGGCCTTGTGGTGATGGCGGTCGTGTGGCACTTCGACTACACGCGCCTTGCCGGGTACCAGAACATCTTCCTCATCATCAACGTGGTGCTCATCCTGTCGCCTCATCTGCCCGTCATCGGCGTGAACACCATGGGCGCGACGTCGTGGATCAACATCGGGATGCAGGTGCAGCCCGGCGAGTTCGCCAAGATCACGGTGATCCTGTTCGATGCCGCCGTCATGGCGAAGTACCAGGGCGCTTTGAACGACGTGCGCGAGTACCTGAGGACCGTCGGGCTGATGCTCGTGCCGTTCGCGTGCATCATGACCCAGCCCGACCTGGGCACGGGCTTGGTGTACCTGTTCATCGGGGCCACTGCGCTCGTTGCGGGAGGGGCGAACCGCCGGTTCCTCATCGCGAGCCTTTTGGTGGGCATCGCGCTGGTCGCCCTGGTGTTCTCGGTCGACGAGGTGATCAAGAACGCGACGGGGGACTACAAGCTGCTCAAGCAGTACCAGCGCAACCGGCTTTTGGTGTTCATGAACCAGGGGTCGACCAACCTTTCCGAAGAGGGCTACAACCTCAACCAGGCCATGATCGCCATCGGATCGGGAGGGCTGTTCGGTCAGGGCTATATGCAAGGGTCGCAGCATGGCCTGGGCATCCTTCCCGAGGCTCCCACCGACTTCATCTTCTGCGTGCTGGCCGAAGAGTTCGGATTTGCCGGGGCGATGCTGCTTTTGGTCCTGTACATCGGCTTGCTGGCGAGCTGCTTTTACATCGCGACGCGCGCTGGGGACGTGTTCGGCGTGCTCATCGTTATGAGCGTTGTGGGGATGTGGTTGTTCCAGATTCTTGAGAATATCGGTATGACCTGCGGATTGATGCCCATTACCGGAATCCCGCTGCCGTTTGTGAGCTACGGCTCGTCGTTCATGGTCGTGAATTTCGCTATGCTGGGGTTCGTGGGGTCGGTGTGGGCCCACAACAAACAGAACGCAAGGAGGGCCGGCTATGCGGCTACCCGTTGACATCTCGGCGGTTCTTCTCGAGGCCCGTTCGATCGACGAGGCTCGTCAGACCCCGCTTAACGTAACCGTCTACCTGGACGATTCGGTTCCAGAGGACCTGTCTACCTTCGCGCGCAGCGCATTCGGGGCCGTCACTCCCAACGTGGACCTCTCGGTCGCGCTGTATGGCGGGGCCCTGCCGTCGATCAAGCCCACCGATGACGCGGCGGTGCTGATCGCGGGGTTCTCTCCGAGCACGGGAAAACTCGCCGCATCCCTGCGCGCGGTGGGCGTTCCGGCTATGGTGGTATCGACGTTTCCGGCGCTGGTCTCTCAGATGGCCGAGGCCGCAGGCTTTCCCATTCCGGCGCTCGACGTGGTGTGCCCCGCGAAACCTGCGGGCGCATCGGGCCTGGCCAGCGCAGCTGTCGGAGCGGTGGGGGCGGCCGCGGGGGCTATCGCCAACGTGGCCGAGCAGGTGCCGAACGTGCCGAAGGTCGCCGGCAAGGCAGTGCGCGCCGCGGGTGATTGGGGGGCGTCTGCGGCGGCGTCGAAGGCGGCGGGTCCTTCGGAGTTCGACGAGTCGCTCGAGCCCTACGCGCTCGACGAGGAGCACCGCGTCGCCCTGGGCGAGCGCATGGGTCAATGGATCATCGGGGCATGCCCCGACAAGCGCCTGGCGTTCTCGCTGGCGTTTCCGTTCGTTCGCCGTCCTTTGGCCCTCGATGCGGTGAATTCCGCCGCCATGCAAAACGCCGGAATCGGCGCGCTGGACATAATCCCGGGCGC is part of the Berryella intestinalis genome and harbors:
- the mreD gene encoding rod shape-determining protein MreD, translated to MNVSNGNMLGFAGALAALLLQLLAAPALSIGGAVPNFAIVFVMAYALVRPHRLGPVMPFALGLAFDLASGAPVGSMAFSLLLISIVVARLFEALDNDAILVPLVLLGGGVLAIELIHALFMLAGGVSASLGDALVHVVVPCAVYEFFLGAATYLVMHRFAPRQTAAVPTNVSNVR
- a CDS encoding rod shape-determining protein, giving the protein MSFLDFFSGLTGRMGADMAIDLGTANTLIAISGEGIVINEPSVVAIERHTNRVLAVGHEAKNMINHTPDAFSAEHPLKDGVIADYDITEAMISAFINKAAPRKYPWQAKPRIVVCIPCGATSVEKRAVFESTIQAGARQAFLIEEPMAAAMGADLPVTEPTGSMVVDIGGGTTEVAVISLGGIVTSSSLRLAGNRMDEAISMHLRDLLGIKIGERTAEVIKIKIGSILPFEDGHERDMIISGQDVLTEQPKEVTIQSEDVRAALVQPCEEMVLNIKETFKKTNPDLASDIIQNGILLTGGGGLLAGLDRYLTDKLEIPVWTSETALTNVVTGCMKVLDTPTALRQTLMRTR
- a CDS encoding FtsW/RodA/SpoVE family cell cycle protein, whose translation is MPSINQISTVRVPDRGAHDASASKRRRPIFWPFVLAFSALVAYGLVVVFSAVSADADYSFSRQLGGVAVGLVVMAVVWHFDYTRLAGYQNIFLIINVVLILSPHLPVIGVNTMGATSWINIGMQVQPGEFAKITVILFDAAVMAKYQGALNDVREYLRTVGLMLVPFACIMTQPDLGTGLVYLFIGATALVAGGANRRFLIASLLVGIALVALVFSVDEVIKNATGDYKLLKQYQRNRLLVFMNQGSTNLSEEGYNLNQAMIAIGSGGLFGQGYMQGSQHGLGILPEAPTDFIFCVLAEEFGFAGAMLLLVLYIGLLASCFYIATRAGDVFGVLIVMSVVGMWLFQILENIGMTCGLMPITGIPLPFVSYGSSFMVVNFAMLGFVGSVWAHNKQNARRAGYAATR
- the rlmD gene encoding 23S rRNA (uracil(1939)-C(5))-methyltransferase RlmD; this encodes MQQTVTFERMSYGIDAVGRLDDGKAVFCPLVAPGDTAVVEVVEDKGSFARAKLVQVVEPSSCRVEPASPYDQISGAAPWQHLSYKAQLKAKRDNVVSQLVRTARIDAERAEQLVEPTMRSKREWAYRNKIEMSARIDERGAFNLGYMREGTDELLPVEQTMLAHTKIQKVPKALRGAMRFVLGNQDLGIYRVGVRHSMATGELEVAAWTRPGPFPRALFAKTVGDACKATSIVRVMADEGAARRIKGVETLSGRGFWRERVGDFYFSTQAPSFFQVNTAQAGRLVEQVMEGLGGVEGKYIADLYAGGGTFSIPLAAAGADVVAVESAGSSVRDLRFNADLNGVEVDVLGGDAARELAGLGDLDALVVDPPRSGLAASVPSDIAAARPQKVAYVSCDPATWARDIARFSQVGYRLERVQPVDMFPQTFHVEVVSILARTS
- the mrdA gene encoding penicillin-binding protein 2, producing MLVAIVVAILTLIVAALVAVAFFALRERLRTSSSVHVKRGRASISSIDTLDVASASSSTDGLPDTHVKTSSSPDGRASAPLNARFAAIGVFAAGVFATLGAKLFGMQILQASSYQKQANENKYTDVSTPAPRGYIYDADGVALVKNRSSLTVLADADVLSDHDVVLRLSAVLGIPYNVVRSRLQDTSSGAQSQRVIASDASLRNVAFIAEHSDAFPGVNIQNRTIRSYPYGALAAHVLGYTGAVSDADLKSVPANRDIELGDEVGKSGVEYTYDEILSGEHGRRRVVADADGNVVRVVAETQPTRGSDLYLTIKAPVQYVVDKELAELIAPKGVIGTGKGVAGACVVMDVTDGSIVAMSSYPTYSPETFIGGISQDIWDLYSSKSSYYPLLNRTISGTYAAASTFKSFTGLAALRYGFADTSKYWTCTGSWDGFNTGSPQKCWLKTGHGSLDFKGGIVQSCDVVFYDIAYNFYYAGKSQGGTLSDTAMQEEPAKFRFGQLTGIDLASEEAGRIPTPEWKQSYWADVPTEGVWRGGDMTNTVIGQGDVLVTPIQVAVAYGAIATGNLMRPHVLKEVRNGDNVAAVTFEPQIIDVPDVDEKNYAILRDALNGVAGSNSALAKSFRDVGMDPWDVACKTGTAEMTDTEDFGWFACYAPYDDPKYVVAVMIEQGGGGSTSAGPIGAKALAAALAADAGELKEVGAVAASSGESVAYVSSSSGRTD
- the ndk gene encoding nucleoside-diphosphate kinase translates to MAVQKTYTMIKPDGVRNGHIGEIVNRFERAGLSIERMEMGMVTAEQAAANYAEHEGKPFYEGLVSYITSGPVVKMVVSGEGAVAKVRTLMGATNPADAAPGTIRGDFGLIMDENVIHGSDSPESAEREIGIFFA
- a CDS encoding YcjF family protein; amino-acid sequence: MRLPVDISAVLLEARSIDEARQTPLNVTVYLDDSVPEDLSTFARSAFGAVTPNVDLSVALYGGALPSIKPTDDAAVLIAGFSPSTGKLAASLRAVGVPAMVVSTFPALVSQMAEAAGFPIPALDVVCPAKPAGASGLASAAVGAVGAAAGAIANVAEQVPNVPKVAGKAVRAAGDWGASAAASKAAGPSEFDESLEPYALDEEHRVALGERMGQWIIGACPDKRLAFSLAFPFVRRPLALDAVNSAAMQNAGIGALDIIPGADMPLMTFNQIKMVLEIAAAYGEPMSPERLKEIAAIVGGGFAFRTVAREVGGLIPVAGFAVRGTIGFTGTVAMGRAVIGYFEGGKSLSGLANVAHGALGAASKAAGGVRSVGSRAARALAKRNEREA
- a CDS encoding peptidylprolyl isomerase, translating into MALYTPEYQPTGEEIAVVATSQGTIRVQLAGKDAPIHVGNFVELAQKGFYDDLKFHRYVPGFVIQGGDPKTREHSGEDVARLAGNPFAGLGTGGPGYCIKGEFSTNPNNSHEDGALAMARSQDPDSAGSQFYFCLGAQHMLDSGYTVFGQTIEGKDVIGKLRAGDVIESITIENAAE
- the mreC gene encoding rod shape-determining protein MreC, which produces MSLNFQQSASPFIRRILAIILLVVSLVLAIVYLREGDEGALHALQAGVRGGAAPVSQVGAGIDGAADAASTALSDATASEGTLSQLRAQNAELRQLVSDAEESRQEAQRLEGLLNMKESTGLEGLGAKVIGRSSDAWNQSLVINVGAEDGVSTGMAVMGASGVIGQVSSVSQGTASVRLLTDANSGAAVMIQSSRAHGIVRGSLDGLLRLEDIDEGSLPSVGDVVITSGLGGSYVSGLLVGSVVSVDASSANATGTIIVSQNAKVSAMEEMFVVTGQGSAATDASSRSAGGSSSSAGATPSAS
- a CDS encoding tetratricopeptide repeat protein produces the protein MNKDLFHQANAMVAAKDYETALRLYSACMSDEEGLEPGEQGLLYHRMGNCYTKMKRYAEAIETYGKATADSGYDACGAVNYNVGMAYAALHDYAEAVKHFEIAVSDRSYPTPYKAHSALGNVLLKQGKSAEAGVAFREAALDDSNPDPTKALLNLGVCFMALDRPADAVASYESALQFDMKQSVRNKLYASLGQAYTACGQMQKAVDAFEQSIADRTYFLTSSATVDYQRAVAAVSQGTADVTQALPVLAGNDMSGLDVPANPTSSLVEREAYEPAQSEDDPYYYADNYGDETYENGEDRFFNATDEELERWSKGVVKQERRGRGAGLKALIVVILLLLAALAAGIFLYLQGYGYPTQETVVEQLFSHPTSAVSSAFDSGVSSDDAKSMAALIPEGSKATIDGIDRSAASSTAYVTAATPEGGSVQYKVELVRDKISWKISNVELYFASQN